In the genome of Raphanus sativus cultivar WK10039 chromosome 4, ASM80110v3, whole genome shotgun sequence, one region contains:
- the LOC108854234 gene encoding probable pectate lyase 6, with protein sequence MAGAHLNLGSYVFAFISLSLAVVAPSVQAHVAVYDEYWTQRQADALRQTIESYDPNPFNVTDHFNYHATLAMETTGADNETRRELRQVRRGPKTKRRGGRHHSLNAIDKCWRGDKNWDKNRKKLADCVLGFGRRTTGGKKGHIYVVTDASDSDLVNPKPGTLRHAVTRDKPLWIVFGRSMIIKLQQELIITHDKTIDGRGASVHITGGAGLTLQFVKNVIIHNIHIKHIKSGGGGMIRDCQHHVGHRTKSDGDGINIFGATNIWIDHVSMTHCSDGMIDAIMGSTGITISNSHFTDHNEVMLFGGKDGDVIDKKMQITVAFNHFGKRLVQRMPRVRYGLVHVVNNDYTHWEMYAIGGNLNPTIISQGNRFIAPHQENCKQVTKREYTPYKEWKSWNWQSERDYFLNGAYFVNSGRANAWSPAPKNPIHRKFAIGPISGTGVRRLTKDAGTLGCKPGKSC encoded by the exons ATGGCGGGCGCTCATTTGAATCTTGGGAGCTACGTCTTCGCCTTCATCTCGTTGTCTCTCGCCGTCGTGGCTCCATCGGTTCAAGCTCACGTCGCGGTATACGATGAATACTGGACCCAGCGCCAAGCCGACGCGTTGCGACAAACTATAGAATCTTATGACCCGAACCCGTTTAACGTCACGGACCACTTCAACTACCATGCGACATT AGCAATGGAGACGACTGGTGCAGACAACGAAACAAGGAGAGAGCTCCGACAAGTTAGACGCGGTCCGAAAACAAAGAGACGTGGCGGAAGGCACCACTCCCTTAACGCAATAGACAAATGCTGGCGAGGAGACAAAAACTGGGACAAGAACCGGAAAAAGCTAGCGGACTGCGTCCTAGGATTCGGCCGGAGAACAACCGGAGGCAAAAAGGGACATATCTACGTAGTCACCGACGCATCCGACAGCGATCTCGTGAACCCCAAGCCAGGAACTCTGAGACACGCAGTGACTCGCGACAAACCGCTATGGATCGTATTTGGTAGATCCATGATCATAAAACTGCAGCAAGAGCTGATCATAACACACGATAAAACTATCGACGGTCGAGGAGCGAGTGTTCATATAACAGGAGGTGCAGGTTTAACGTTACAGTTCGTGAAGAATGTGATCATACACAATATTCatataaaacacattaaaagtGGGGGTGGTGGGATGATTAGAGACTGTCAACATCATGTTGGGCATCGTACAAAGAGTGATGGTGATGGGATCAATATTTTCGGAGCCACGAATATTTGGATCGATCATGTCTCCATGACGCATTGTTCTGATGGGATGATCGATGCTATAATGGGATCGACCGGCATTACTATCTCCAACTCCCATTTTACCGACCATAACGAG GTGATGTTGTTTGGGGGCAAAGACGGGGATGTGATCGACAAGAAAATGCAGATAACGGTTGCGTTTAACCATTTTGGCAAGAGGTTAGTTCAGAGAATGCCAAGGGTTAGATACGGTTTGGTCCATGTAGTGAACAATGACTACACTCACTGGGAAATGTATGCAATTGGTGGAAACCTGAACCCTACCATTATAAGTCAAGGCAACCGTTTCATTGCTCCTCATCAAGAAAATTGCAAGCAGGTTACAAAGAGAGAATATACACCTTATAAAGAGTGGAAATCATGGAACTGGCAATCAGAGAGAGATTACTTCTTGAACGGAGCTTACTTTGTAAACTCGGGAAGGGCAAACGCGTGGAGCCCTGCCCCTAAAAACCCAATCCATAGAAAGTTTGCGATCGGGCCTATATCAGGAACAGGGGTAAGAAgactcaccaaggatgctggtACACTTGGTTGCAAACCGGGCAAGTCCTGCTGA